The following coding sequences are from one Candidatus Eremiobacterota bacterium window:
- a CDS encoding glycosyltransferase — protein sequence MKKKVCIITPRYPPFEWGGLALTVSRVARYARHGGYDVHVARLVRGGTPLVFLDESRRTEVVEGITVHTIEAGSDREPPGGWKPGDCRHTLMLMMYHDSLELLHRQERFDLIHSFFLFPAGYVGGLMARSQGIPSVVTLVGNDVHRHIFSPEKIAALRCALEWAHTVVALSSRLLSLAGTLAPLGGKSRVIHNSVEIPAEQWSPSARYGKPFRIGAAGIFKYAKGLPYLFRALSLMRERAEVTLELAGTVRPDELPVYEEALRRTGTASLVKAPVPLKREEMAPWLTALDAFVLPSLSEGCPNVLMEAMACGVPSVATEAGCNSELIEDGRSGLLVPSGDGPALAGALARLREDPEMAEKLGRGGRERMRAFTAGKEAAQWMEVYHGLCPHE from the coding sequence ATGAAGAAAAAGGTCTGCATCATCACTCCCCGTTATCCTCCCTTCGAGTGGGGCGGCCTCGCTCTCACCGTGTCCCGCGTGGCCCGCTATGCCCGTCACGGCGGCTATGATGTCCATGTGGCCCGCCTTGTGAGGGGCGGCACCCCCCTTGTGTTTCTCGATGAGAGCAGGAGAACTGAGGTGGTCGAGGGGATCACCGTTCATACCATCGAGGCGGGAAGCGACCGTGAGCCTCCCGGGGGATGGAAGCCCGGCGACTGCCGCCACACCCTCATGCTCATGATGTACCACGATTCCCTTGAGCTTCTTCACCGCCAAGAGCGCTTCGATCTGATCCACTCCTTTTTCCTTTTCCCCGCGGGGTACGTGGGAGGGCTTATGGCACGGTCCCAGGGCATTCCCTCGGTGGTGACCCTTGTGGGGAATGACGTGCACCGCCACATTTTTTCTCCTGAAAAAATCGCCGCGCTGAGATGCGCCCTTGAATGGGCTCACACCGTCGTGGCCCTCTCTTCCCGTCTTCTCTCCCTGGCCGGAACCCTTGCCCCCCTTGGGGGGAAAAGCCGCGTTATCCATAATTCTGTCGAGATCCCCGCGGAGCAGTGGTCTCCCTCGGCCCGTTACGGGAAGCCCTTCCGCATAGGAGCGGCGGGTATCTTCAAGTATGCCAAGGGCCTCCCTTATCTTTTCAGGGCCCTTTCCCTGATGAGGGAGAGGGCTGAAGTCACCCTTGAGCTCGCAGGGACCGTGCGGCCCGACGAGCTTCCTGTGTATGAGGAGGCGCTGCGGCGCACCGGGACAGCCTCGCTGGTGAAGGCTCCTGTCCCTCTCAAAAGGGAAGAGATGGCTCCCTGGCTCACTGCACTCGATGCATTCGTGCTCCCCTCGCTCTCTGAAGGCTGCCCCAACGTGCTCATGGAGGCCATGGCCTGCGGTGTTCCCTCGGTGGCCACTGAAGCGGGCTGCAACAGCGAGCTCATTGAAGACGGGCGCTCAGGCCTGCTGGTCCCCAGCGGTGATGGCCCGGCGCTTGCCGGCGCCCTGGCAAGGCTCCGTGAAGACCCTGAAATGGCGGAGAAACTGGGCCGCGGCGGCCGCGAAAGGATGAGGGCCTTCACTGCCGGGAAGGAAGCGGCGCAATGGATGGAGGTTTATCATGGGCTCTGTCCCCACGAATAA